GCCGATGTCGCCCACCGTGCGCGAGAAGGAGCCCATCCTGCGCCAGGTCTTCATTGGCCGCGGCAACGACGTCATCGTGCAGGACGCGCTGGAGCGCAAGCTCTACGTGATCCGCAAGACTGCCAGCGCCCACATCCAGGCGCTCAAGCTCAAGCACAGCAAGGAGTATTACGTTCCGAGCATGTCGAGCCGCACCGTGGTCTACAAGGGCCTGCTGCTGGCCGACCAGGTGGGCACCTATTACATGGACCTGCAGGACCCTCGCTGTGTTTCGGCGCTGGGCCTCGTGCACCAGCGCTTTTCCACCAACACCTTCCCCGAATGGCCGCTGGCCCATCCGTACCGCTACGTGGCGCACAACGGCGAGATCAACACCGTCAAGGGCAACTACAACTGGATGAAGGCGCGCGAGGGCGTGATGTCCTCGCCCGTGCTCGGCGCCGACCTCAAGAAGCTCTATCCCATCAGCTTTGCCGGCCAGTCCGACACCGCGACCTTCGACAACTGCCTCGAACTGCTGACCATGGCCGGCTACCCGATCAGCCAGGCCGTGATGATGATGATTCCCGAACCCTGGGAGCAGCACACCACGATGGACGAGCGCCGCAAGGCTTTCTACGAGTACCACGCGGCCATGCTCGAGCCCTGGGACGGCCCGGCCTCCATCGTGTTCACCGACGGCCGCCAGATCGGCGCCACGCTGGACCGCAACGGCCTGCGCCCCTCGCGCTACTGCGTGACCGATGACGACCTGGTGATCATGGCCTCCGAGTCCGGCGTGCTGCCGGTGCCGGAGAACAAGATCGTGCGCAAATGGCGCCTGCAGCCCGGCAAGATGTTCCTGATCGATCTGGAACAGGGCCGCATGATCGACGACGAGGAGCTCAAGGCCAACCTCGCGAACAGCAAGCCCTACAAGCAGTGGATCGAGAACCTGCGCATCCGCCTCGACGACGTGGTGGCGCTGACTGCCGGCGAGTCGCCCAGCGAGCTGCCGGCGGTGGCCACCGAGCCGCAGTCGGCGGGCATGGAGCAGGTGAGCGGTGACCTGCTCGACCGGCAGCAGGCCTTCGGGTACACCCAGGAGGACATCAAGTTCCTGATGAGCCCGATGGCCGCCAGCGGCGAGGAAGGCATCGGCTCCATGGGCAACGACAGCCCGCTGGCCGTGCTGTCCGGCAAAGACAAGCCGCTGTACAACTACTTCAAGCAGTTGTTCGCCCAGGTGACGAACCCGCCGATCGACCCGATCCGCGAGGCCATCGTCATGTCCCTGGTGTCCTTCATCGGCCCGAAGCCGAATCTGCTGGATATCAACCAGGTCAACCCGCCAATGCGGCTCGAGGTCAGCCAGCCCATCCTCGATTTCGCCGACATGGCCAAGCTGCGCGACATCGAGAAGCACACCCAGGGCAAGTTCAAGAGCTACACGCTGGACATCACCTATCCGCTGGCCTGGGGCCGCGAGGGCGTGGAAGCCAAGCTGGCCTCGCTGTGCGCGGAGGCCGTGGACGCGATCAAGGGCGGCAAGAACATCCTGATCATCAGCGACCGCGCCGTCAGTCCGACGCAGATCGCCATTCCAGCGCTGCTGGCGTTGTCGGCGATCCACCAGCATCTGGTGCGCGAGGGTTTGCGCACCACCGCCGGCCTGGTGGCGGAAACCGGCACGGCGCGCGAAGTGCACCACTTCGGCGTGCTCGCCGGCTATGGCGCCGAGGCCGTCCATCCCTACCTGGCGATGGAAACGCTGGTGGCCATCCACCGCGACCTGCCGGGCGACCTGTCGGCCGAGAAGGCCGTCTACAACTATGTCAAGGCCATCGGCAAGGGCCTGTCCAAGATCATGTCCAAGATGGGCGTGAGCACCTACATGAGCTACTGCGGCGCCCAGCTGTTCGAGGCCATCGGCCTGAACAGCGAGACCGTGGACAAGTACTTCACCGGCACCGCCAGCCGTGTCGAGGGCATTGGCGTGTTCGAGATCGCCGAGGAGGCCATCCGCATGCACAAGGCCGCCTTCGGGGACGATCCGGTGCTGGCTTCCATGCTCGACGCCGGCGGTGAATACGCCTGGCGCACGCGCGGCGAGGAGCACATGTGGACGCCCGACGCCATCGCCAAGCTGCAGCACAGCACGCGCGCCAACAACTGGAACACCTACAAGGAATATGCCCAGCTGATCAACGACCAGAGCCGCCGCCACATGACGCTGCGCGGCCTGTTCGAGTTCAGGATCGATCCGGCCAAGGCGATTCCGGTGGATGAAGTCGAGCCCGCCAAGGACATCGTCAAGCGCTTCGCTACCGGCGCCATGTCGCTCGGCTCGATTTCCACCGAGGCCCATGCCACGCTGGCCGTGGCCATGAACCGCATCGGCGGCAAGAGCAACACCGGCGAAGGCGGCGAGGACCCGGCGCGCTACCGCCAGGAGCTCAAGGGCATCCCGATCAGGCAGGGCCAGACCCTGGCCGATATCGTCGGCAAGGACGTGGTCGAGGCCGACTATCCCCTCAACGAAGGCGATTCGCTGCGCTCGCGCATCAAGCAGGTGGCCTCGGGCCGCTTTGGCGTCACGGCCGAGTACCTTTCTTCGGCCGACCAGATCCAGATCAAGATGGCCCAGGGCGCCAAGCCCGGCGAAGGCGGCCAGCTGCCCGGCGGCAAGGTGTCCGACTACATCGGCAAGCTGCGCTACTCGGTGCCCGGCGTGGGCCTGATCTCACCGCCGCCGCACCACGACATCTACTCGATCGAAGACCTGGCCCAGCTGATCCATGACCTGAAGAACGTGGCACCGCATTCGAGCATCAGCGTCAAGCTGGTGTCCGAGGTGGGCGTGGGCACCATCGCGGCGGGCGTCGCCAAGTGCAAGAGTGACCATGTGGTGATCGCCGGGCACGACGGCGGCACGGGCGCCTCGCCGTGGTCGTCGATCAAGCACGCGGGCAGCCCCTGGGAAATCGGTCTGGCCGAGACGCAGCAGACGCTGGTGCTCAACCGCCTGCGCAGCCGCATCCGCGTGCAGGCCGACGGCCAGATGAAGACCGGCCGCGACGTCGCCATCGGCGCGCTGCTCGGGGCCGACGAGTTCGGCTTCGCCACTGCGCCGCTGGTGGTCGAGGGCTGCATCATGATGCGCAAGTGCCACCTCAACACCTGCCCCGTGGGCGTGGCCACGCAGGACCCGGTGCTGCGCGCCAAGTTCTCGGGCAAGCCCGAGCATGTGGTGAACTACTTCTTCTTCGTCGCCGAGGAAGTGCGCCAGATCATGGCGCAGCTGGGCATCCGCAAGTTCGACGACCTGATCGGCCGCTCGGACCTGCTCGACATGCGCCAGGGCATCGAGCACTGGAAGGCGCGCGGCCTGGACTTCAGCCGCCTGCTGGCCCAGCCCCAGGTGCCGGCCGAGGTGCCGCGTTTCCATGTGGAATTGCAGGACCATGGCCTGAACAAGTCGCTCGACCGGGTGCTGATCGAGAAATCGCGCCCCGCGATCGACAAGGGCGAGAAGGTCCAGTTCATCGAGGTGGCGCGCAACGTCAACCGCTCGGTGGGGGCCATGCTCTCGGGCGCGCTGACCAAAGTGCATCCTGAAGGGCTGCCGGACGACACCATCCGCATCCAGCTCGAAGGCACGGGCGGCCAATCGTTCGGCGCCTTCCTGGCGCGGGGCATCACGCTGTACCTGATCGGGGACGCCAACGACTACACCGGCAAGGGGCTGTCGGGCGGCCGCGTGGTGGTGCGCCCGAGCATCGATTTCCGCGGCGATGCCACGCGCAACATCATCATCGGCAACACCGCGCTGTACGGCGCCACCACGGGCGAAGCCTTCTTCAGCGGTGTGGCGGGCGAGCGCTTCGCGGTGCGCCTGTCAGGTGCCACCACGGTGGTGGAAGGCACGGGCGACCATGGCTGCGAGTACATGACCGGCGGCACGGTCGCGGTGCTGGGCAAGACCGGGCGCAACTTCGCGGCCGGCATGAGCGGCGGCATCGCCTACGTCTACGACGAGGACGGCCAGTTTGCGAAGCGCTGCAACACGGCGATGGTCTCGCTCGACAAGGTGCTGCCTTCGGCGGAGCAGCAGGCCTCCATGGACAAGGCCATCTGGCACCGGGGCCAGACCGACGAAGCCCAGCTGAAGAAGCTGCTGGAAGAGCACAACCGCTGGACCGGCAGCAAGCGCGCGC
The sequence above is a segment of the Variovorax terrae genome. Coding sequences within it:
- a CDS encoding glutamate synthase-related protein, encoding MTTAAEQQQLQQQGLYDPANEHDACGVGFVAHIKGEKSHAIVQQGLKILENLDHRGAVGADKLMGDGAGILIQLPDALYREEMARQGVELPPPGEYGVGMIFLPKEHASRLACEQEMERAIKTEGQVLLGWRDVPVNRDMPMSPTVREKEPILRQVFIGRGNDVIVQDALERKLYVIRKTASAHIQALKLKHSKEYYVPSMSSRTVVYKGLLLADQVGTYYMDLQDPRCVSALGLVHQRFSTNTFPEWPLAHPYRYVAHNGEINTVKGNYNWMKAREGVMSSPVLGADLKKLYPISFAGQSDTATFDNCLELLTMAGYPISQAVMMMIPEPWEQHTTMDERRKAFYEYHAAMLEPWDGPASIVFTDGRQIGATLDRNGLRPSRYCVTDDDLVIMASESGVLPVPENKIVRKWRLQPGKMFLIDLEQGRMIDDEELKANLANSKPYKQWIENLRIRLDDVVALTAGESPSELPAVATEPQSAGMEQVSGDLLDRQQAFGYTQEDIKFLMSPMAASGEEGIGSMGNDSPLAVLSGKDKPLYNYFKQLFAQVTNPPIDPIREAIVMSLVSFIGPKPNLLDINQVNPPMRLEVSQPILDFADMAKLRDIEKHTQGKFKSYTLDITYPLAWGREGVEAKLASLCAEAVDAIKGGKNILIISDRAVSPTQIAIPALLALSAIHQHLVREGLRTTAGLVAETGTAREVHHFGVLAGYGAEAVHPYLAMETLVAIHRDLPGDLSAEKAVYNYVKAIGKGLSKIMSKMGVSTYMSYCGAQLFEAIGLNSETVDKYFTGTASRVEGIGVFEIAEEAIRMHKAAFGDDPVLASMLDAGGEYAWRTRGEEHMWTPDAIAKLQHSTRANNWNTYKEYAQLINDQSRRHMTLRGLFEFRIDPAKAIPVDEVEPAKDIVKRFATGAMSLGSISTEAHATLAVAMNRIGGKSNTGEGGEDPARYRQELKGIPIRQGQTLADIVGKDVVEADYPLNEGDSLRSRIKQVASGRFGVTAEYLSSADQIQIKMAQGAKPGEGGQLPGGKVSDYIGKLRYSVPGVGLISPPPHHDIYSIEDLAQLIHDLKNVAPHSSISVKLVSEVGVGTIAAGVAKCKSDHVVIAGHDGGTGASPWSSIKHAGSPWEIGLAETQQTLVLNRLRSRIRVQADGQMKTGRDVAIGALLGADEFGFATAPLVVEGCIMMRKCHLNTCPVGVATQDPVLRAKFSGKPEHVVNYFFFVAEEVRQIMAQLGIRKFDDLIGRSDLLDMRQGIEHWKARGLDFSRLLAQPQVPAEVPRFHVELQDHGLNKSLDRVLIEKSRPAIDKGEKVQFIEVARNVNRSVGAMLSGALTKVHPEGLPDDTIRIQLEGTGGQSFGAFLARGITLYLIGDANDYTGKGLSGGRVVVRPSIDFRGDATRNIIIGNTALYGATTGEAFFSGVAGERFAVRLSGATTVVEGTGDHGCEYMTGGTVAVLGKTGRNFAAGMSGGIAYVYDEDGQFAKRCNTAMVSLDKVLPSAEQQASMDKAIWHRGQTDEAQLKKLLEEHNRWTGSKRARELLDHWAEARAKFVKVFPNEYKRALGEIHAKKEAAEATTKAKSSARKEAVAAK